In Paenibacillus sp. FSL R7-0345, a single window of DNA contains:
- a CDS encoding heparinase II/III family protein, translating into MSSSYKSAAEIRPFACYDHNQLGEIRSRIERIPAVTREYARQRELSEQFTAREAEAREYVRQQLAGHDVREAVAPLQWLGVFRVEPFVFKVPAGAAQLKLSVQVQGRGVARIGGVRLTHSQLGLPVQLGNGSFRQGLDGWTQVPGTGSTIRLEQLPGGGSGLQPSGVTPADGAAEEGVRCVYIRNEAEDSLTVLRYEELLPVRAGDHYGIQTELSLETPLVNGGVCTGVVFLDAAGQPLGEERLSPLFKRHTLTNWAYLLEAAGADANLYMVTGEEQYAGLAKRKLQYMLADMRQGMDIFRRDGWHDDDTYGAVHIGRGIAAISVIYDQIAASTAVSGEDSETLLADLRYIAAMMMDTAYYRFDLPTFPDEKGGMRSNWNADRATGLGVYALLFPQEPESAAYLEHARSVIDWQLAEVVDDDGAWPENVRYHGAVLHRYFLFFALLKRLTGTDYFGQAKVKAMYRFLLGIVTAEDVIQGGPDGPPVLLTPAVGDANVQEKWFRLLGYAAPFYAEEDPQLAAEMVWTWKHGGAPVQDTGAFPLPVVALLYPQPELPEQMPELRSVHYPGIGYVIFRSGEQNLQHYAIYEASPLTYHAHHDEGHFSIWANGVPLTLDAGTGGYYNGDRHWYVSGAAHNIVQFADGSGGYADGPLKSVCREVSFAEELDYARSLIPDVHADEYERHFLYIKAGFDAYLVWDRIRGTADSVWNLHTLSSGAELAEQAIDAAGLGGMRLHAQIAEPLRPAVTAGEGAAGGAYPLAAQQHFRVHGRAGEDYVVLLHPHAEGTPELRLEPLELEPTDAADGVRLYKLSRADGGWCVAALNGTGETRRVRVPGGAALRVLGAGGAAAEAEPAGGSAADAASDSLILEPGSIRIAVPQ; encoded by the coding sequence ATGAGTTCATCCTATAAAAGCGCGGCTGAAATCCGCCCCTTCGCCTGCTATGATCATAATCAGCTGGGTGAGATCCGCAGCAGAATAGAGCGCATCCCGGCAGTTACCCGGGAATACGCCAGACAGCGGGAGCTGTCGGAGCAGTTTACTGCGCGGGAGGCTGAGGCGCGGGAATATGTGAGGCAGCAATTGGCGGGGCATGATGTGCGTGAGGCGGTAGCGCCGCTCCAGTGGCTGGGCGTCTTCCGGGTGGAGCCGTTCGTCTTTAAGGTCCCTGCCGGGGCAGCGCAGCTGAAGCTGTCTGTGCAGGTGCAGGGCCGGGGTGTTGCCCGGATCGGCGGCGTGCGGCTGACGCATTCGCAGCTCGGCCTGCCCGTGCAGCTGGGTAACGGCAGCTTCCGCCAGGGGCTGGACGGCTGGACGCAGGTGCCGGGGACCGGCAGCACGATCCGGCTGGAGCAGCTGCCCGGCGGCGGGAGCGGCCTGCAGCCCTCGGGCGTAACGCCGGCTGACGGCGCGGCGGAGGAAGGGGTCCGGTGCGTATACATCCGGAATGAGGCGGAGGACAGCCTGACGGTGCTGCGCTATGAGGAGCTGCTGCCGGTCCGCGCCGGCGACCATTATGGTATCCAGACGGAACTCAGTCTGGAAACACCGCTGGTTAACGGAGGGGTATGTACCGGAGTAGTGTTCCTGGATGCCGCCGGGCAGCCCCTTGGCGAAGAGCGGCTCTCCCCGCTCTTTAAACGGCACACGCTGACCAACTGGGCCTACCTGCTGGAGGCGGCCGGTGCAGATGCCAACCTGTATATGGTTACAGGTGAGGAGCAGTATGCCGGACTGGCCAAGCGCAAGCTGCAGTACATGCTGGCTGATATGCGGCAGGGTATGGATATTTTTCGCCGGGACGGCTGGCATGATGACGATACCTACGGTGCCGTGCATATCGGCCGGGGGATTGCGGCGATCTCGGTTATTTATGACCAGATTGCTGCCAGCACTGCGGTCTCGGGTGAAGATTCGGAGACGCTGCTTGCAGACCTCCGTTATATTGCGGCGATGATGATGGACACTGCCTATTACCGGTTCGACCTCCCTACCTTCCCGGATGAGAAGGGCGGCATGCGCAGCAACTGGAATGCCGACCGGGCAACCGGTCTTGGCGTATATGCCCTGCTCTTCCCGCAGGAGCCGGAGAGCGCGGCCTACCTGGAGCATGCCCGCTCGGTAATCGACTGGCAGCTCGCGGAGGTCGTTGATGATGACGGTGCCTGGCCGGAAAATGTGCGCTACCACGGCGCCGTACTGCACCGGTATTTCCTGTTCTTCGCCCTGCTGAAACGCCTTACCGGAACGGACTATTTCGGACAGGCCAAAGTCAAGGCGATGTACCGCTTCCTGCTCGGGATTGTGACAGCTGAGGACGTGATCCAGGGCGGACCGGACGGGCCACCTGTCCTGCTGACTCCGGCTGTCGGCGACGCCAACGTTCAGGAGAAATGGTTCCGCCTGCTCGGCTATGCCGCTCCGTTCTACGCGGAAGAGGACCCTCAGCTGGCGGCGGAAATGGTCTGGACCTGGAAGCACGGCGGTGCCCCGGTTCAGGATACCGGCGCGTTCCCGCTGCCGGTGGTCGCCCTGCTCTATCCGCAGCCGGAGCTGCCGGAACAGATGCCGGAGCTCCGCTCCGTGCATTATCCCGGCATCGGCTATGTCATCTTCCGCAGCGGAGAGCAAAACCTGCAGCATTATGCCATCTACGAGGCCTCGCCGCTGACCTATCACGCCCATCATGATGAGGGCCACTTCTCCATCTGGGCGAACGGGGTGCCGCTGACGCTTGATGCCGGCACCGGCGGCTATTACAACGGGGACCGGCACTGGTATGTGTCCGGTGCTGCGCACAACATCGTCCAGTTCGCGGACGGCTCCGGCGGCTACGCGGACGGCCCGCTGAAAAGCGTCTGCCGGGAGGTCAGCTTCGCGGAGGAGCTGGATTATGCAAGAAGCCTCATCCCCGATGTACACGCTGACGAGTATGAGCGGCATTTCCTGTACATCAAGGCAGGCTTTGATGCTTACCTGGTCTGGGACCGCATCCGCGGGACAGCCGATAGCGTCTGGAATCTGCATACGCTGAGCAGCGGGGCAGAGCTCGCGGAGCAGGCCATTGACGCCGCCGGCCTTGGCGGCATGCGGCTCCATGCGCAGATCGCTGAGCCGCTGCGCCCGGCCGTCACTGCCGGTGAAGGCGCTGCCGGCGGAGCTTATCCGCTGGCTGCGCAGCAGCACTTCCGCGTGCACGGCCGCGCCGGCGAAGACTACGTCGTACTGCTGCATCCGCACGCCGAGGGGACACCGGAGCTCCGGCTGGAGCCGCTGGAGCTTGAACCCACGGACGCCGCGGACGGTGTGCGGCTGTATAAGCTCAGCCGCGCAGACGGCGGCTGGTGTGTTGCCGCCCTCAACGGGACCGGCGAAACCCGCCGGGTCCGTGTTCCGGGCGGCGCGGCGCTTCGCGTGCTTGGCGCAGGCGGAGCTGCGGCAGAGGCAGAGCCGGCCGGCGGATCGGCGGCTGACGCTGCTTCCGACAGCCTGATCCTTGAACCGGGATCAATCCGGATCGCTGTTCCGCAATAA
- a CDS encoding cupin domain-containing protein, which produces MSNLGVWEPAEPGVKRCILNAAESLMMMEVHFEKGAEGYEHSHPHEQMSYCLRGSFIFRIDGREYGVSAGQSIAIPPGAKHGVTALEADSALLDAFTPIREDLLKR; this is translated from the coding sequence ATGAGTAACCTTGGAGTATGGGAACCGGCGGAGCCGGGCGTAAAACGCTGCATTCTGAACGCGGCAGAGAGTCTGATGATGATGGAGGTTCATTTTGAAAAAGGTGCCGAGGGCTACGAGCACAGCCACCCGCATGAGCAGATGAGCTATTGCCTGCGCGGAAGCTTCATCTTCCGCATCGACGGCAGGGAGTATGGCGTATCGGCCGGCCAGAGTATTGCTATCCCACCAGGCGCCAAGCATGGTGTTACCGCGCTCGAAGCAGACTCGGCACTGCTCGACGCCTTCACCCCAATCCGCGAGGATCTGCTCAAACGCTAG
- a CDS encoding carbohydrate ABC transporter permease: MKSKALLSRVLLWIFLLLVAGFALFPIILAFFGSLKSNLELTTGTSLLPREWKFENFTQAWTSANFARFTWNSMFISTFTTIGTLLIGTMAAYAVARVDFYGKRAYVVIQSCTLFISIGAVVLRPQFDLMVALNLQKSLWGVIIILISAHATAFFMLIGFVRAIPKELDEAAFIDGCNFYSVYFRVILPLLTPALGVTALWTFRGAWNEYILPLVFTMTQPALQTLTVGLAGLKYGVGDAAQPQLMLAGACLSMLPMIIVYIFANKSFMQMTAGSVKG; the protein is encoded by the coding sequence ATAAAATCAAAGGCGCTGCTGTCCCGGGTATTGCTGTGGATCTTCCTGCTGCTGGTGGCGGGCTTCGCACTCTTTCCCATTATTCTCGCCTTCTTCGGATCACTGAAATCGAATCTGGAGCTGACGACAGGAACCTCGCTGCTGCCGCGGGAGTGGAAATTTGAGAACTTCACCCAGGCCTGGACCTCGGCTAATTTTGCAAGGTTCACCTGGAACAGCATGTTCATCAGTACCTTCACTACAATAGGCACTCTGTTAATCGGAACAATGGCTGCTTATGCAGTGGCGAGAGTGGATTTCTACGGAAAACGGGCGTATGTTGTCATCCAGTCCTGCACCCTGTTCATCTCGATCGGTGCTGTTGTGCTCCGCCCGCAGTTTGATCTCATGGTCGCGCTTAATCTGCAAAAATCGCTCTGGGGCGTCATCATCATCCTGATCAGCGCCCATGCGACAGCCTTCTTCATGCTGATCGGCTTTGTCCGGGCCATTCCGAAGGAGCTCGACGAAGCGGCGTTCATTGACGGTTGTAACTTCTATAGCGTATACTTTCGGGTTATCTTGCCGCTCTTGACGCCGGCGCTGGGCGTTACCGCGCTTTGGACCTTCCGCGGTGCCTGGAACGAATACATCCTGCCGCTAGTCTTTACGATGACCCAGCCTGCCCTGCAGACGCTGACTGTAGGTCTGGCCGGCCTGAAGTACGGTGTCGGGGATGCGGCCCAGCCGCAATTAATGCTTGCCGGCGCATGCTTGTCCATGCTGCCGATGATTATCGTTTATATTTTTGCCAACAAATCATTCATGCAGATGACCGCTGGCTCCGTTAAGGGTTAG
- a CDS encoding sensor histidine kinase → MLKTWLYRTSLRKRIWLSFTALTVFCITITGFGAYSIASRAMERNSTDLNRNVLNQSVNVLDQKLKQIIVASSTIMLSDAYKQMIRDVQANNIDRYFANFSVLQNPFTQAELTENSIESILISTPGGDFYSAGNLRRTATPFMESLLYQRIRDNPESNWMESHRDELFAGEHQVISLLLQPLTENYVPDVFLAVNVKEDILEDTVSGGASLGSAKFMLINKSGDSVFGDNERPEWSRSAGFMDRLLEADSGNFEYPAGGGTMLVSYAESGYADDWLLVSYLSKKELLQPVRSIQWLVLMIMAACVVIALLLSRTLSALLLGPLLKLQKTMSRVEQEDLGARFESPFQDEIGDAGRKFNQMLDRIGELIVEVKDTEKEKRKAEIKTLQAQIEPHFLYNTLNTIFWKCEMDEYEDVKQMVISLSALFRLGLNNGQEITTLGRELEHVRQYLNLQQQCYEGLFDYTITCAPELLELPVLKIIIQPLVENSILHGLKELRGGGRIAIAVAMEGQELVIRVTDNGSGMDADRLNARLKEPASSGGYALTNICSRLQLYYGREGGLFFRSTPLIETEAVLSIPMEGGVYPEAR, encoded by the coding sequence ATGCTGAAAACCTGGCTGTACCGGACCTCACTGAGGAAAAGAATATGGCTGTCTTTCACCGCATTGACAGTCTTTTGCATCACTATAACGGGCTTCGGAGCCTATTCGATTGCTTCGCGGGCCATGGAGCGCAACTCCACCGACCTGAACCGCAATGTGCTGAACCAGTCGGTTAATGTGCTTGACCAGAAGCTGAAGCAGATTATAGTGGCTTCCTCGACAATCATGCTGAGCGATGCCTATAAGCAGATGATAAGAGATGTACAAGCGAATAACATAGACCGGTACTTTGCCAATTTCTCTGTGCTGCAGAACCCCTTTACCCAGGCGGAGCTGACGGAGAATTCCATTGAATCGATCCTGATCAGTACTCCCGGCGGAGATTTCTATTCCGCCGGGAATCTGCGCAGAACGGCGACTCCATTTATGGAGTCTTTGCTGTATCAGCGGATCAGGGACAATCCGGAGTCTAATTGGATGGAGAGCCACCGCGACGAGCTGTTCGCCGGGGAGCATCAGGTTATCTCCCTGCTGCTGCAGCCGCTGACGGAGAATTATGTGCCCGATGTGTTCCTTGCCGTCAATGTGAAGGAGGATATCCTGGAGGATACCGTCAGCGGGGGCGCGAGTCTCGGCAGCGCCAAGTTTATGCTGATCAACAAATCCGGGGACAGCGTCTTCGGGGATAATGAACGGCCGGAATGGTCGCGCTCGGCAGGCTTTATGGACAGGCTGCTGGAGGCGGACAGCGGTAACTTTGAGTATCCGGCAGGGGGCGGCACGATGCTGGTCAGCTATGCTGAATCAGGTTATGCCGATGACTGGCTGCTGGTCAGCTATCTGTCCAAAAAAGAGCTGCTGCAGCCGGTGCGCAGCATCCAGTGGCTGGTGCTGATGATTATGGCGGCCTGTGTCGTCATTGCCCTGCTGCTGTCCAGAACCCTGTCGGCCCTCTTGCTCGGGCCGCTGCTGAAGCTGCAGAAGACGATGTCCCGGGTAGAGCAAGAGGATCTGGGCGCCCGCTTCGAAAGTCCGTTCCAGGATGAAATCGGCGATGCCGGACGTAAATTCAACCAGATGCTGGACCGGATCGGCGAGCTGATTGTGGAAGTTAAGGATACGGAGAAGGAGAAGCGCAAGGCGGAGATCAAGACGCTGCAGGCGCAGATCGAGCCGCACTTTTTATATAACACGCTTAATACAATCTTCTGGAAATGTGAAATGGATGAGTATGAGGATGTGAAGCAGATGGTGATTTCGCTGTCCGCCCTGTTCCGGCTTGGACTGAACAACGGGCAGGAGATTACTACGCTGGGCCGGGAGCTGGAGCATGTCCGCCAGTATCTGAACCTGCAGCAGCAATGCTATGAGGGGCTGTTTGATTATACGATAACATGCGCACCCGAGCTGCTGGAACTTCCTGTGCTGAAGATTATTATTCAGCCGCTTGTGGAAAATTCCATTCTGCACGGGCTGAAGGAGCTGCGGGGCGGAGGAAGGATTGCCATCGCTGTAGCTATGGAAGGACAGGAGCTTGTAATCAGGGTTACCGACAACGGGTCAGGCATGGATGCCGACAGGCTGAATGCCAGACTGAAGGAACCGGCCAGCAGCGGCGGTTATGCCCTGACCAATATCTGCAGCCGTCTGCAGCTGTATTACGGCAGGGAGGGCGGATTATTTTTCCGCAGCACCCCGCTGATTGAGACCGAAGCGGTTCTCTCGATTCCAATGGAAGGTGGAGTTTATCCTGAAGCACGCTGA
- a CDS encoding transposase produces the protein MLRLVFLSIEKGVPPQVLEVIGDQTDTREQKKEVIPIYSIRQEELFSFEELLQMRPEDKYSQIFEHLNLAPVLHVLRKKNHRGRPQELNLPAMIYSLLISKMEGIEFVSSLVRRLKHSEEFRAQCRFTGSNPIPSKASYSRLISALEQTGMLEQLQDSLVLSAMEEGFVTGTHLAVDSSIVEAWDCQFSESASKRRAARRTKKPSEAPEIQQLEFENAEPEPQPANEPLKKPVYRRGRTSAEEKERRRLEREAYEKTLAPFEKTIEAMLPYTYDELLSTIPRHAARFDKKNTKGRLTSYFGFKANVLVDADSQYVLSGVFSSANLNDQRMAVLLLKGLHLKFPGLKVKHVLGDKGYDSSAIYQLIHSLGAFPIIKMIHHKKPPEGMNQDYTPVCSQGHAYRYDSFDAKYETLRYTRPNQCKDCPFSESGCQKVFKIRIQTDLRKHAYPARGSESFTQLYNKRTAVERVFAYLKEYFGMKRTRHRGVRASVDFQLSTLAYNLSKFALDKLNKQLSNSQQVA, from the coding sequence TTGCTACGCCTGGTTTTTTTAAGCATAGAAAAAGGAGTACCTCCCCAAGTTCTCGAAGTTATAGGCGACCAAACCGACACCCGAGAACAAAAAAAGGAGGTAATCCCTATCTACTCTATTCGACAAGAAGAGCTGTTTTCCTTCGAGGAATTGCTCCAAATGCGCCCGGAAGATAAATATAGTCAAATCTTTGAACACTTAAACCTGGCTCCGGTCCTTCACGTACTCCGGAAAAAGAACCATCGTGGACGGCCACAGGAGCTAAACCTCCCTGCCATGATCTACTCGCTGCTCATCTCAAAAATGGAGGGCATTGAGTTTGTTTCTTCTCTGGTTAGACGCCTTAAGCACAGCGAGGAATTTCGGGCGCAGTGCCGGTTTACCGGCTCGAACCCTATTCCGAGCAAAGCTTCATACTCCCGTCTGATTTCTGCGCTTGAGCAAACGGGAATGCTTGAGCAACTGCAGGATAGCTTGGTGCTGTCTGCCATGGAAGAAGGCTTTGTTACGGGCACGCACCTTGCCGTTGATTCCTCCATTGTTGAGGCTTGGGATTGCCAATTCAGTGAATCTGCGTCGAAACGCCGAGCGGCCCGCCGTACCAAAAAGCCAAGCGAAGCGCCAGAAATTCAGCAACTGGAGTTCGAGAATGCCGAGCCAGAGCCTCAGCCAGCGAACGAACCGCTTAAAAAACCAGTCTACCGACGTGGGCGGACTTCTGCGGAAGAAAAAGAGCGCCGGCGTCTGGAACGGGAAGCTTATGAAAAGACCCTAGCACCCTTTGAGAAAACGATTGAAGCGATGCTGCCTTACACCTATGACGAGCTCCTAAGCACGATCCCCCGGCATGCTGCACGTTTTGACAAGAAAAATACGAAGGGCAGACTCACCAGTTATTTCGGATTTAAGGCGAACGTACTGGTGGATGCGGATTCTCAGTATGTGCTAAGCGGTGTCTTTAGTTCGGCGAATCTGAATGACCAGCGGATGGCCGTCCTGCTCCTAAAGGGGCTACACCTGAAGTTTCCTGGGCTGAAGGTGAAGCATGTCTTGGGCGACAAAGGGTATGACAGTTCGGCCATTTACCAGTTGATTCATTCCTTAGGCGCTTTTCCTATTATTAAAATGATTCACCACAAAAAACCGCCCGAGGGGATGAACCAGGATTACACCCCGGTGTGCTCGCAGGGACACGCCTACCGTTACGACAGTTTCGATGCCAAATACGAAACACTGCGTTATACCAGGCCGAACCAGTGCAAAGACTGTCCGTTTTCCGAATCCGGCTGCCAAAAGGTGTTTAAGATCCGAATCCAAACCGATTTGCGTAAGCACGCTTACCCAGCAAGAGGGAGCGAGAGCTTTACGCAACTGTATAACAAACGAACGGCTGTAGAACGTGTTTTTGCCTACCTCAAAGAGTATTTTGGGATGAAACGCACACGTCACCGCGGCGTCCGGGCAAGTGTCGATTTCCAGCTCAGCACATTGGCCTACAATTTGAGTAAGTTTGCGCTAGACAAGTTGAACAAGCAGTTGAGTAACTCCCAGCAAGTGGCCTAA
- a CDS encoding sugar ABC transporter permease produces MNGTKRQINAWTFVAPSLILTLIFGVYPVFWALKYMFYDYQGFGTPLFIGLDNFERLFRDKDFWHSVVNTFIYAGGKLIITIPLSFILAVVLNRALKGRQLLRAIYFMPTVISASVMAIVFYVIFNSYNGMVNQLLLGAGIISSPIDWLGAKYALLTAIIIAIWGAVGNYMLLFIAGLQNIPEDLYEAASIDGAGPLRKMWSITVPMLGPVLQMIIMLAITVSLKGYESIMVLTEGGPYGKTEVMYLYLYKLFFPVSSGGSSIQQFGYGSAVGFTTAVIVGLITLIYFYVSKKLNDIY; encoded by the coding sequence ATGAATGGAACGAAACGTCAAATAAACGCCTGGACCTTTGTTGCGCCCAGTCTGATACTGACACTGATTTTTGGGGTGTATCCCGTATTCTGGGCTTTGAAGTACATGTTCTATGATTATCAGGGCTTCGGTACGCCGCTCTTTATCGGTCTGGACAACTTTGAACGTCTGTTCCGCGATAAAGATTTCTGGCATTCGGTGGTTAACACCTTTATCTACGCAGGCGGCAAGCTGATCATCACGATTCCGCTGTCGTTTATACTGGCAGTGGTTCTTAACCGGGCACTGAAGGGCCGGCAGCTGCTGCGGGCGATTTATTTCATGCCTACCGTAATCAGTGCTTCAGTTATGGCGATCGTATTCTATGTTATTTTCAACTCGTACAACGGTATGGTGAACCAGCTGCTGCTGGGCGCCGGTATTATATCCTCACCGATTGACTGGCTGGGTGCCAAGTATGCCCTGCTGACAGCAATTATCATTGCCATCTGGGGTGCGGTCGGTAACTATATGCTGCTCTTTATTGCAGGACTGCAGAACATTCCGGAGGATCTTTATGAAGCGGCTTCCATCGACGGAGCAGGCCCGCTGCGCAAAATGTGGAGCATCACCGTTCCTATGCTGGGACCTGTGCTGCAGATGATTATCATGCTGGCCATCACGGTCTCGCTGAAGGGCTACGAGAGCATTATGGTACTTACCGAGGGCGGACCTTACGGCAAAACGGAAGTCATGTACCTCTATCTGTATAAGCTGTTCTTCCCGGTATCGAGCGGAGGCTCAAGCATCCAGCAGTTCGGTTACGGTAGTGCGGTCGGCTTTACAACGGCGGTTATCGTCGGTCTGATCACCCTGATTTACTTCTACGTCTCCAAGAAACTGAATGATATCTATTAA